The Micromonospora sp. NBC_00421 genome contains a region encoding:
- a CDS encoding mycoredoxin, with the protein MLTMYSTPWCGYCHRLKSQLDREGIGYEVVDIEQDPKAADFVMSVNGGNQTVPTLRFADGSALTNPSITQVKQHLATLPG; encoded by the coding sequence ATGTTGACCATGTATTCCACCCCGTGGTGCGGCTACTGCCACCGGCTGAAGTCGCAGCTGGACCGGGAAGGCATCGGGTACGAGGTGGTCGACATCGAGCAGGACCCGAAGGCCGCGGACTTCGTGATGAGCGTCAACGGCGGCAACCAGACCGTGCCGACGCTGCGCTTCGCCGACGGCAGCGCGCTGACCAACCCGTCCATCACCCAGGTCAAGCAGCACCTGGCCACCCTTCCGGGCTGA
- a CDS encoding ATP-dependent DNA helicase UvrD2, which translates to MVVHSAETVLAGLDPEQRSAVTAPAGPVCVLAGAGTGKTRAVTSRIAHRVLTGEIVGRHVLAVTFTARAAAEMRNRLALIGVPGVQARTFHAAALRQVRYFAPRLLSGRAMPELLDSKVRVVTLAAAKVGLRADRAAARDLAGEIEWAKSSLVEPGEYVVAAAKALRETPHEPARVAEVFTAYERLKRSSGVIDFEDMLRAAVWGIEEHRDVAEQVRGQYRHFVVDEYQDVNPLQQRLLDAWLGGRDDVTVVGDASQTIYSFTGATSAYLVDFPRRHREATVVRLVRDYRSTPQVVGLANAVISQARGTEARLRLELHGQRPPGPEPELRIFTDEPAEANAVAARCRTLVDAGTPAKEIAVLFRTNAQSEAYEKALTEVGVPYVVQGAERFFERTEVRQAMVALRAATRSIPGETPLPIAVREALTAIGWAPDAAPPGGAARERWEALAALVQLADEYAATPEVLPVGEAAAVERPATLADFNDELARRAAQQHVPTVDGVTLASLHSAKGLEWDAVFLVGLAEGTLPTSYARTPEQVEEERRLLYVGITRARQWLWLSYASARSPGGRARRPSRFLPQLDRTGGGERAGTGRAGGTGGTKRAVERRRPQVVSCRICGATLLAGADRKLGRCPTCPSDIDENLYERLCDWRARVAGAQRIPAYVVFTDATLVALAERRPGRVEELIAIAGIGPRKLGLYGEAVLALVDGAAVDDIGPEKTFEISS; encoded by the coding sequence GTGGTGGTTCACTCGGCGGAGACGGTGCTCGCCGGGCTGGATCCGGAACAGCGGTCGGCGGTGACCGCCCCGGCCGGCCCGGTCTGCGTCCTGGCCGGCGCCGGCACCGGCAAGACCCGGGCGGTGACCTCCCGGATCGCCCACCGGGTGCTGACCGGCGAGATCGTCGGCCGGCACGTGCTCGCGGTCACCTTCACCGCGCGGGCCGCCGCAGAGATGCGGAACCGACTCGCCCTGATCGGGGTGCCGGGGGTGCAGGCGCGGACGTTCCACGCGGCGGCGCTGCGTCAGGTGCGCTACTTCGCCCCCCGGCTGCTGTCCGGGCGGGCCATGCCGGAGCTGCTGGACAGCAAGGTCCGGGTGGTCACCCTGGCCGCCGCCAAGGTCGGCCTGCGGGCCGACCGGGCCGCCGCCCGGGACCTGGCCGGCGAGATCGAGTGGGCCAAGTCGTCGCTCGTCGAGCCGGGCGAGTACGTGGTCGCCGCGGCGAAGGCGCTGCGCGAGACGCCGCACGAGCCGGCGCGGGTGGCCGAGGTCTTCACCGCGTACGAACGGCTGAAACGGTCCTCCGGGGTGATCGACTTCGAGGACATGCTGCGGGCCGCGGTCTGGGGCATCGAGGAACACCGGGACGTGGCCGAGCAGGTACGCGGCCAGTACCGGCACTTCGTCGTCGACGAGTACCAGGACGTCAACCCGCTCCAGCAGCGGCTGCTCGACGCCTGGCTGGGCGGCCGGGACGACGTGACGGTGGTCGGTGACGCCAGCCAGACGATCTACTCGTTCACCGGGGCCACCTCGGCCTACCTGGTCGACTTCCCGCGTCGGCACCGGGAGGCCACGGTGGTCCGGCTGGTCCGCGACTACCGGTCCACCCCGCAGGTGGTCGGGCTGGCCAACGCGGTGATCAGCCAGGCCCGGGGCACCGAGGCGCGGCTGCGGCTGGAGCTGCACGGCCAGCGCCCACCCGGCCCCGAACCGGAGCTGCGGATCTTCACCGACGAGCCGGCCGAGGCCAACGCGGTGGCGGCCCGCTGCCGGACGCTCGTCGACGCGGGCACCCCGGCGAAGGAGATCGCCGTGCTGTTCCGCACCAACGCCCAGTCCGAGGCGTACGAGAAGGCGCTGACCGAGGTCGGCGTGCCGTACGTGGTCCAGGGGGCGGAGCGGTTCTTCGAGCGGACCGAGGTACGTCAGGCGATGGTGGCGCTGCGGGCCGCGACCCGCTCGATCCCGGGCGAGACCCCGCTGCCGATCGCGGTCCGGGAGGCGCTGACCGCCATCGGCTGGGCGCCCGACGCGGCCCCGCCCGGCGGCGCCGCCCGGGAGCGCTGGGAGGCGCTCGCCGCGCTCGTCCAACTCGCCGACGAGTACGCGGCCACCCCCGAGGTGCTGCCGGTCGGCGAGGCGGCGGCGGTGGAGCGCCCGGCCACCCTGGCGGACTTCAACGACGAGCTGGCCCGGCGGGCCGCCCAGCAGCACGTGCCGACCGTGGACGGGGTGACCCTGGCGTCGCTGCACTCGGCCAAGGGCCTGGAGTGGGACGCGGTCTTCCTGGTCGGGCTCGCCGAGGGCACCCTGCCCACCTCGTACGCCCGTACCCCGGAGCAGGTCGAGGAGGAGCGGCGGCTGCTCTACGTCGGGATCACCCGGGCCCGGCAGTGGCTCTGGCTGTCGTACGCCTCGGCCCGCTCGCCGGGTGGGCGGGCCCGCCGCCCGTCGCGCTTCCTGCCCCAGCTGGACCGGACCGGCGGTGGTGAACGGGCCGGCACGGGCCGGGCGGGTGGGACGGGCGGGACGAAGCGGGCGGTGGAGCGTCGGCGGCCCCAGGTGGTCTCCTGCCGGATCTGCGGTGCGACCCTGCTCGCCGGCGCGGACCGCAAGCTGGGCCGCTGCCCGACCTGTCCGTCCGACATCGACGAGAACCTGTACGAGCGGCTCTGCGACTGGCGTGCCCGGGTGGCCGGGGCGCAGCGGATCCCGGCGTACGTGGTCTTCACCGACGCCACCCTCGTCGCGCTCGCCGAACGGCGGCCGGGTCGGGTGGAGGAGCTGATCGCCATCGCCGGCATCGGCCCCCGCAAACTCGGCCTCTACGGCGAGGCGGTGCTGGCGTTGGTGGACGGCGCCGCGGTGGACGACATCGGTCCGGAGAAAACTTTCGAAATCTCGTCGTAA
- a CDS encoding WhiB family transcriptional regulator, protein MSLALAPLDVSVELEANLPCRKFDPDLWFSDSPTDLELAKSLCGDCPLRVECLAGAVERAEPWGVWGGEIFERGAVVPRKRPRGRPRKEDLARDAALQVEAEARLAASGVATSRSAVRLAA, encoded by the coding sequence ATGAGTCTGGCGTTGGCCCCCCTCGACGTGAGCGTCGAGCTGGAGGCGAACCTGCCCTGCCGGAAGTTCGACCCCGACCTGTGGTTCTCCGACTCGCCCACCGACCTGGAACTCGCCAAGTCGCTCTGCGGGGACTGCCCGCTGCGCGTCGAGTGCCTGGCCGGTGCGGTCGAGCGGGCCGAGCCCTGGGGCGTCTGGGGCGGCGAGATCTTCGAGCGTGGCGCGGTCGTCCCGCGTAAGCGGCCCCGGGGCCGTCCGCGTAAGGAGGACCTCGCCCGTGACGCGGCCCTTCAGGTCGAGGCCGAGGCGCGGTTGGCGGCCAGTGGTGTGGCCACCTCGCGCAGTGCGGTCCGACTGGCAGCCTGA
- a CDS encoding ABC1 kinase family protein produces the protein MTDIPRRAVSRTAKLAALPLGFAGRTVLGMGKRVTGIASDVISAEIQQRTAEQLFSVLGQLKGGAMKFGQALSVFEAALPDEIAAPYRQALTKLQEAAPPLPVASVHKVLTEQLGPDWRDRFVEFDDTPAAAASIGQVHRAVWRDPETGVSRAAAVKIQYPGAGDALLADLKQLSRLGGMFRVIQPGLDVKPLLAELRERITEELDYELEAESQRAFAAAYADDPEIFIPAVLSASPRVLVTEWIEGTPLADIIREGTEEQRNSAGRLMAILHLSAPPRAGLLHADPHPGNFRLLPDGRLGVIDFGAVARMPEGTPEPIGRLLGLSLRGEADAVVAGLREEGFVNPTEPIDAPALLDYIRPMLDPVAQEEFRFTRAWLRAEATRLASPKSPAFQLSRQLNLPPSYLLIHRVTLGSIGVLCQLEAKAPYRGILERWLPGFAPVA, from the coding sequence GTGACCGACATCCCGCGCCGCGCCGTGTCCCGGACCGCCAAGCTCGCCGCTCTGCCGCTCGGCTTCGCCGGTCGGACCGTCCTCGGGATGGGTAAGCGCGTCACCGGCATCGCCTCCGACGTCATCTCCGCCGAGATCCAGCAACGCACCGCCGAGCAGCTCTTCAGCGTCCTCGGGCAGCTCAAGGGCGGGGCGATGAAGTTCGGCCAGGCCCTGTCGGTGTTCGAGGCGGCGCTACCGGACGAGATCGCCGCGCCCTACCGGCAGGCCCTGACGAAGCTCCAGGAGGCCGCCCCGCCGCTGCCGGTGGCGAGCGTGCACAAGGTGCTCACCGAGCAGCTCGGGCCGGACTGGCGGGACCGGTTCGTGGAGTTCGACGACACCCCGGCCGCGGCGGCCAGCATCGGCCAGGTGCACCGGGCGGTGTGGCGGGATCCGGAGACCGGGGTGTCCCGGGCCGCCGCCGTCAAGATCCAGTACCCGGGCGCGGGCGACGCGCTGCTCGCCGACCTCAAGCAGCTCTCCCGGCTCGGCGGGATGTTCCGGGTCATCCAACCCGGCCTGGACGTCAAGCCGCTCCTGGCCGAGCTGCGGGAACGGATCACCGAGGAGCTGGACTACGAACTGGAGGCCGAGTCGCAGCGCGCCTTCGCCGCCGCGTACGCCGACGACCCGGAGATCTTCATCCCGGCGGTGCTCTCCGCCTCGCCCCGGGTGCTGGTCACCGAGTGGATCGAGGGAACCCCACTGGCGGACATCATCCGGGAGGGCACCGAGGAGCAGCGCAACTCCGCCGGGCGGTTGATGGCGATCCTGCACCTGTCCGCCCCGCCCCGGGCCGGGCTGCTGCACGCCGACCCGCACCCGGGCAACTTCCGGCTGCTGCCGGACGGCCGGCTCGGTGTGATCGACTTCGGGGCGGTGGCCCGGATGCCCGAGGGCACCCCGGAACCGATCGGCCGACTGCTCGGGCTGTCGCTGCGCGGTGAGGCCGACGCGGTCGTCGCCGGGCTGCGCGAGGAGGGCTTCGTCAACCCGACCGAGCCGATCGACGCACCGGCGCTGCTGGACTACATCCGGCCCATGCTGGACCCGGTGGCGCAGGAGGAGTTCCGGTTCACCCGGGCCTGGCTGCGCGCCGAGGCGACCCGGCTGGCCAGCCCGAAGTCGCCCGCCTTCCAGCTCAGTCGGCAGCTCAACCTGCCGCCGTCGTACCTGCTCATCCACCGGGTGACGCTGGGCTCGATCGGGGTGCTCTGCCAGTTGGAGGCGAAGGCGCCCTACCGGGGCATCCTGGAACGGTGGCTGCCCGGTTTCGCCCCGGTGGCCTGA
- a CDS encoding TOMM precursor leader peptide-binding protein yields MLRPALLPGLTRLWRDRHTLQLGLAPGRAVLLEVTDSRLPRLLDLLDGTRSERGILVDAANFQVDPGQVRGLIDTLHAAGLVVPAHTLLPRDLTGPDRTRLAAEAGALALATPTLAGTPAQVLRRRRVARVVVAGAGRLGAPVAVALAQAGVGHVSAELTGPVHPGDLVGTGLVATDVGQPLAGAVRTVIERVAPGTRTGPAGRRRVELVVQLGTDRPADLLATGYARRRQPHLLLTLREGVPVVGPLVRPPAGPCLHCLDLHRTERDPDWPALAAQLATGPADQSCGTATLLAAVGYAVAEALAQVDGGTPETVGCAVEVGSAGRFRRRVWAPHPGCSCSGAGRRW; encoded by the coding sequence CTGCTCCGCCCCGCCCTGTTACCGGGCCTCACCCGGCTCTGGCGGGACCGGCACACCCTGCAACTGGGGCTGGCTCCGGGCCGGGCCGTACTGCTGGAGGTGACCGACTCACGCCTCCCCCGGCTACTCGACCTGCTCGACGGCACCCGCAGCGAGCGCGGCATCCTGGTGGACGCGGCGAACTTCCAGGTCGACCCCGGTCAGGTACGCGGACTGATCGACACGCTGCACGCCGCCGGGCTCGTCGTACCGGCGCACACCCTGCTTCCCCGCGACCTCACCGGCCCGGACCGGACCCGGCTCGCCGCGGAGGCCGGGGCGCTCGCCCTGGCCACGCCCACCCTGGCCGGCACCCCGGCCCAGGTGCTGCGCCGCAGACGCGTCGCCCGGGTGGTGGTGGCCGGAGCGGGCCGGCTCGGCGCACCCGTCGCCGTGGCTCTGGCCCAGGCCGGCGTGGGTCACGTGTCGGCCGAGCTGACCGGCCCGGTGCACCCGGGCGACCTGGTCGGGACCGGACTGGTCGCGACCGACGTCGGCCAGCCGCTGGCAGGCGCGGTCCGGACCGTCATCGAACGCGTCGCCCCGGGCACCCGGACCGGGCCAGCCGGCCGACGCCGGGTCGAACTGGTGGTGCAACTCGGCACGGACCGGCCGGCGGACCTGCTCGCCACCGGGTACGCCCGGCGTCGCCAACCGCACCTGCTGCTCACCCTCCGGGAGGGGGTGCCGGTGGTCGGTCCGCTGGTCCGGCCCCCGGCGGGACCCTGCCTGCACTGCCTGGACCTGCACCGCACCGAGCGCGACCCGGATTGGCCCGCGTTGGCCGCCCAACTCGCCACCGGCCCGGCTGACCAGTCCTGCGGCACTGCCACCCTGCTCGCTGCGGTCGGCTACGCGGTCGCCGAGGCGCTGGCCCAGGTCGACGGGGGCACGCCGGAGACGGTGGGCTGTGCGGTGGAGGTCGGGTCGGCCGGCCGGTTCCGCCGTCGGGTCTGGGCCCCGCACCCCGGTTGCTCCTGCTCTGGCGCCGGCCGTCGATGGTGA
- a CDS encoding DUF5679 domain-containing protein, which translates to MADQAQTYNGYCVKCKEKRDFEGHVEVSKTGMNMAKGKCPVCGTTVNRILGKAKV; encoded by the coding sequence GTGGCCGACCAGGCCCAGACCTACAACGGTTACTGCGTCAAGTGCAAGGAGAAGCGGGACTTCGAGGGGCACGTCGAGGTCTCGAAGACCGGGATGAACATGGCCAAGGGCAAGTGTCCGGTGTGCGGCACAACAGTGAACCGCATCCTGGGCAAGGCCAAGGTCTGA
- a CDS encoding M48 metallopeptidase family protein: MAAARKPVVEVRRSQRRRRTVSAYRDGERVVVLIPDQFSRAEESEWVDRMLARLAAREDRLTRNDTELLDRALRLISMYLSDQGGDALPASVRWVTNQNGRWGSCTPADRTIRISHRLQDMPDWVLDYVLLHELAHLIVPSHNARFWALVGRYAKTERARGYLEGVAAASAVPVPG, encoded by the coding sequence ATGGCGGCGGCGCGGAAGCCAGTCGTCGAGGTACGGCGCAGTCAGCGCCGGCGACGCACGGTGTCCGCCTACCGGGACGGCGAGCGGGTCGTGGTCCTCATCCCCGACCAGTTCTCCCGAGCCGAGGAGAGCGAGTGGGTCGACCGGATGCTCGCCCGGCTCGCCGCCCGGGAGGACCGGTTGACCCGCAACGACACCGAACTGCTCGACCGGGCGCTCCGGCTGATCAGCATGTACCTCTCCGACCAGGGCGGCGACGCCCTGCCGGCCAGCGTCCGGTGGGTCACCAACCAGAACGGCAGATGGGGGTCCTGCACCCCCGCCGACCGGACCATCCGGATCTCGCACCGGCTCCAGGACATGCCCGACTGGGTGCTCGACTACGTGCTGCTGCACGAGTTGGCGCACCTCATCGTGCCGAGCCACAACGCCCGCTTCTGGGCCCTCGTCGGCCGGTACGCGAAGACCGAGCGGGCCCGGGGCTACCTGGAGGGGGTGGCCGCCGCCTCCGCCGTCCCGGTCCCCGGCTGA
- a CDS encoding zinc-dependent metalloprotease translates to MQQFMSQLQHLLSAPGSGPVNWDLARQVAASQLAATGDPMASPYERHAVEEALRLADLWLEPASAWPTGIRTSVAWNRNEWIYKTLDVWRKLCDPVASRMVGAMGDLVPPEARAQLGPMQSMVATLGGALFGGQLGQALGQLAAEVLSAGDIGLPLGPAGTAALIPANIRVYGEGLELPEDEVRLYVALREAAHQRLFEHVPWLRGHVLTAVENYASGIRVNREAIEEAMGRVDPTDPESMQAIALEGIFTPEDTPAQKASLARLETVLALVEGWVCHVVDSAAADRLPNVVRLGEAFRRRRAAGGPAEQTFAALVGLELRPRRLREASALWAALTEHRGIAGRDAVWGHPDLLPSDADFADPVAFATTSADLDDELANFDFTAPGGPEEQAPGSRPRPDDPDGDPDRP, encoded by the coding sequence ATGCAGCAGTTCATGTCGCAGTTGCAGCACCTGCTCTCCGCGCCGGGCAGCGGGCCGGTCAACTGGGACCTGGCCCGTCAGGTGGCCGCCAGCCAGCTCGCGGCCACGGGTGATCCGATGGCCTCCCCCTACGAGCGGCACGCGGTGGAGGAGGCGCTGCGCCTGGCCGATCTGTGGCTGGAGCCGGCGTCGGCCTGGCCGACCGGCATCCGCACCTCCGTGGCGTGGAACCGCAACGAGTGGATCTACAAGACGCTCGACGTCTGGCGCAAGCTCTGCGACCCGGTGGCCAGCCGGATGGTCGGCGCGATGGGCGACCTGGTCCCGCCGGAGGCCCGTGCCCAGCTCGGCCCGATGCAGTCGATGGTCGCCACCCTGGGCGGGGCGCTCTTCGGCGGCCAGCTCGGCCAGGCCCTCGGCCAGCTCGCCGCAGAGGTGCTCTCCGCCGGCGACATCGGCCTGCCGCTCGGCCCGGCCGGCACCGCCGCACTGATCCCGGCCAACATCCGGGTGTACGGCGAGGGCCTGGAGCTGCCCGAGGACGAGGTACGCCTCTACGTCGCCCTACGCGAGGCCGCCCACCAGCGGCTCTTCGAGCACGTCCCGTGGCTGCGCGGGCACGTGCTGACCGCTGTGGAGAACTACGCGTCAGGCATCCGGGTCAACCGGGAGGCGATCGAGGAGGCGATGGGCCGGGTCGACCCGACCGACCCGGAGTCGATGCAGGCGATCGCCCTGGAGGGGATCTTCACCCCGGAGGACACCCCGGCGCAGAAGGCGTCCCTGGCCCGGCTGGAGACGGTGCTCGCGCTGGTCGAGGGCTGGGTCTGCCACGTGGTCGACAGTGCCGCCGCCGACCGGCTGCCCAACGTGGTCCGCCTCGGTGAGGCGTTCCGTCGTCGCCGGGCGGCCGGCGGGCCGGCCGAACAGACCTTCGCCGCCCTGGTCGGCCTGGAGCTGCGTCCGCGCCGGCTGCGGGAGGCCTCGGCGCTGTGGGCGGCGTTGACCGAGCACCGGGGCATCGCCGGCCGGGACGCGGTCTGGGGCCACCCCGACCTGCTCCCCTCCGACGCGGACTTCGCCGACCCGGTGGCGTTCGCGACCACCTCGGCGGATCTCGACGACGAGCTGGCCAACTTCGACTTCACCGCCCCCGGCGGCCCCGAGGAGCAGGCCCCGGGCAGCCGCCCCCGTCCCGACGACCCCGACGGCGACCCCGACCGCCCCTGA
- a CDS encoding YlbL family protein: MRRRGVTVLLGALLTTLLSIGVLGAPIPYVVLGPGPTVNTLGTSAGKEVIQVSGRETSTSAGQLRMTTVGVQPTVKLRAAIAGWLSKDEAVVPRELVYPPGESQEEVEKRNAEDFQNSQSSAETAALVKLGYPVEVVAKEVAADGSAAGVLKAGDVIVTVDGAKVTSATRLVELVRGKPAGTRLTIGYVRDGTAGSATVTSREADGRPRIGVVPDQRQPHPFSLKIDLNDIGGPSAGLMFALGIIDKLKPEDLTGGKVIAGTGTIDDEGRVGPIGGIAQKLVGAKKAGAKVFLVPADNCAEAVRNPQPGLPMLRVGSLDDALTALDTLRAGGEPTRC, translated from the coding sequence ATGCGACGTCGTGGCGTGACCGTCCTCCTCGGTGCCCTGCTCACCACCCTGCTGAGCATCGGCGTGCTCGGCGCACCCATCCCGTACGTGGTGCTCGGCCCCGGGCCGACGGTGAACACGCTCGGCACCTCCGCGGGCAAGGAGGTCATCCAGGTCAGCGGCCGGGAGACGTCCACCTCCGCCGGTCAGCTCCGGATGACCACTGTCGGCGTGCAGCCGACGGTGAAGCTGCGCGCCGCGATCGCCGGTTGGCTGTCGAAGGACGAGGCGGTGGTGCCCCGGGAACTGGTCTACCCGCCGGGCGAGTCGCAGGAGGAGGTCGAGAAGCGCAACGCCGAGGACTTCCAGAACTCGCAGAGCAGCGCCGAGACCGCCGCGCTGGTCAAGCTCGGCTACCCGGTCGAGGTGGTGGCGAAGGAGGTGGCCGCGGACGGTTCGGCGGCCGGTGTGCTGAAGGCCGGTGACGTGATCGTCACCGTCGACGGGGCCAAGGTCACCTCCGCGACCCGGCTGGTCGAGCTGGTCCGGGGCAAGCCCGCCGGCACCCGGCTGACCATCGGGTACGTCCGCGACGGCACCGCCGGCAGCGCCACCGTGACCAGCCGGGAGGCCGACGGCCGGCCGCGCATCGGGGTGGTCCCCGACCAGCGGCAGCCGCACCCGTTCAGCCTGAAGATCGACCTGAACGACATCGGCGGCCCGAGCGCCGGGCTGATGTTCGCCCTCGGCATCATCGACAAGCTCAAGCCGGAGGATCTCACCGGTGGGAAGGTCATCGCCGGCACCGGCACCATCGACGACGAGGGCCGGGTCGGCCCGATCGGCGGCATCGCGCAGAAGCTGGTCGGCGCGAAGAAGGCAGGTGCCAAGGTGTTCCTGGTCCCCGCCGACAACTGCGCCGAGGCGGTCCGCAACCCGCAGCCCGGTCTGCCCATGCTCAGGGTCGGCTCGCTGGACGACGCATTGACCGCGCTGGACACGTTGCGCGCCGGTGGAGAGCCGACCCGCTGCTGA